A window of the Euzebya pacifica genome harbors these coding sequences:
- a CDS encoding AI-2E family transporter, translated as MTTADRPLWQDRFPPIGYWVKVAALVLLLVIAIRMLAILQGLLIVLAASAVLAIGLQPTISWLEKRGLPRGLAMTVIIAVGIVATGAALFLIVPVVVDQVGTLVETLPEYVQGLEEDSPFIADLTARIDPMAQVGSAVGQLPDGAMSAVGGVFSAIFDLLLVLTLTPYFAMSLPRIKRWGVRLLVREDREGFLRLLNRSTDLMANYIAGNLLVSAIAGVVAWIALTAIGVPYAAALAVFIALTDMVPAVGATVGAAAAVGVALTQGVGQALLTGAVLLTYQQVENYVIVPRVMRDAIDVSPAIGIVALLIGGTLAGPVGALLALPVAAMVRVLLEEFVLKERMRTVRQADAEEERNGGRRRPRGIRERVLP; from the coding sequence ATGACGACCGCCGACCGCCCGCTGTGGCAGGACCGCTTTCCACCCATCGGGTACTGGGTGAAGGTCGCTGCGCTCGTGCTGCTGCTGGTGATCGCCATCCGCATGCTGGCGATCCTGCAGGGCCTGCTGATCGTCCTCGCGGCCTCGGCGGTCCTGGCCATCGGCCTGCAACCGACGATCTCGTGGCTCGAGAAGCGGGGTCTCCCCCGCGGTCTGGCGATGACGGTGATCATCGCCGTCGGCATCGTCGCCACCGGCGCCGCCCTGTTCCTGATCGTGCCCGTCGTAGTGGACCAGGTCGGCACGCTCGTCGAGACACTCCCGGAGTACGTGCAGGGGTTGGAGGAGGACAGCCCGTTCATCGCCGACCTGACGGCACGGATCGACCCGATGGCGCAGGTGGGCTCCGCGGTCGGACAGCTGCCCGACGGGGCGATGAGCGCCGTCGGTGGGGTCTTCTCCGCGATCTTCGACCTGCTCCTCGTCCTGACGCTGACGCCCTACTTCGCGATGTCGCTGCCCCGCATCAAGCGCTGGGGCGTACGCCTGCTGGTGCGTGAGGACCGGGAGGGGTTCCTCCGCCTGCTGAACCGTTCGACCGACCTGATGGCCAACTACATCGCCGGGAACCTGCTGGTCAGCGCCATCGCCGGCGTCGTGGCCTGGATCGCGTTGACCGCCATCGGCGTGCCCTACGCCGCGGCGCTCGCCGTCTTCATCGCCCTGACCGACATGGTCCCCGCCGTCGGTGCCACCGTGGGGGCGGCCGCCGCCGTCGGCGTGGCCCTCACCCAGGGCGTCGGCCAGGCCCTCCTCACCGGCGCGGTCCTGCTCACCTACCAGCAGGTCGAGAACTACGTCATCGTGCCCCGGGTCATGCGCGACGCCATCGACGTCTCGCCGGCCATCGGCATCGTCGCGCTGCTGATCGGCGGCACCCTCGCCGGGCCCGTCGGGGCGCTGCTCGCGCTGCCGGTCGCCGCCATGGTCCGCGTGCTGCTGGAGGAGTTCGTGCTCAAGGAACGCATGCGCACGGTCAGGCAGGCCGATGCCGAGGAGGAGCGCAACGGCGGTCGCCGTCGACCGCGCGGCATCCGCGAACGCGTCCTTCCCTGA
- the icmF gene encoding fused isobutyryl-CoA mutase/GTPase IcmF: MSTESTLHVPTNPVRIVTAGSLFDGHDAAINIMRRLLQSQGAEVIHLGHDRSVAEVVTAAIQEDAQGVAVSSYQGGHVEYFTYLRELLDEKGAGHVRVYGGGGGTIVPAEIELLHSRGIDRIFSPGDGQELGLPGMINQIIRTCDVSLSDGDEPSADAVQTGDETAIGRLITRLQDGQVPAWLGEAAAARTVPVLGITGTGGAGKSSLTDELVRRIRRDHEDKLRVAVLAIDPSRRRGGGALLGDRIRMNTVEPGLVFFRSLATRTPGAEVPDNLDAVIDACKAGGFDLVIVETPGIGQGNAAITDHVDVSMYVMTPEFGAASQLEKIDMLDFADLVAINKFERRGAEDAMRDVARQMVRNRQAFGTPWEEMPVFGTSAARFDDDGVTALYQELKALLTPKGLPEGGGALPRVDVRHSSHLSVIVPGERERYLADIAATVREYHATTEEQAQLAGKLQAAQRTSRMLEAGEAAEAVDNLVDDLEGQLDPEVHALLDSWTQTVEDYSGEEITFSVRGKQISAPATRETLSGSRVRRVALPRTTEKAEQVRFLRRENLPGHFPYTAGVFPLKRDGEAPARMFAGEGDPFRTNRRFHLLAEGQPATRLSTAFDSVTLYGRDPDERPDIYGKVGTSGVSIATLDDMKELYKGFDLCDPTTSVSMTINGPAPTILAFFLNTALDQQVDRFVEKEGRQPTEEEMVGIRAHTFSSVRGTVQADILKEDQGQNTCIFSTEFSLRCMADIQEWFIDHDVRNFYSVSISGYHIAEAGANPISQLAFTLSNGFTYVESYLARGMDIDDFAPNLSFFFSNGMDAEYTVLGRVARRIWAVAMKERYGANDRSQKLKYHVQTSGRSLHAQEMHFNDIRTTLQALCAIYDNTNSLHTNAYDEAITTPTTESVRRALAIQMIIDQEWGLAKNENPLQGSYIVDELTDLVEEAVLKEFEAISNRGGVLGAMETGYQRGKIQDESMKYEHRKHDGSLPIIGVNTFLPPKGEEEDLPEVELARATEEEKSSQLRRVQEWTTKHRSEADAALARLQEVATTDGNTFDALMDAARVCSLGQITEAFFEVGGQYRRNV; this comes from the coding sequence GTGAGCACCGAGTCGACCCTGCACGTCCCCACCAACCCCGTCCGGATCGTGACCGCCGGGTCGCTGTTCGACGGACACGACGCCGCCATCAACATCATGCGGCGCCTGCTGCAGTCACAGGGGGCCGAGGTCATCCACCTCGGGCACGACCGCTCCGTCGCCGAGGTCGTCACCGCCGCCATCCAGGAGGACGCCCAGGGTGTGGCGGTCAGCTCCTACCAGGGCGGCCACGTGGAGTACTTCACCTACCTGCGCGAGCTGCTCGACGAGAAGGGCGCCGGCCACGTCCGCGTCTACGGCGGTGGCGGCGGGACGATCGTGCCGGCCGAGATCGAGCTGCTGCACTCCCGTGGGATCGACCGCATCTTCTCCCCGGGTGACGGCCAAGAGCTGGGGTTGCCGGGGATGATCAACCAGATCATCCGCACCTGCGACGTGTCCCTCTCCGATGGCGACGAACCGAGCGCCGACGCGGTGCAGACCGGCGACGAGACCGCCATCGGCCGGCTGATCACCCGCCTGCAGGACGGACAGGTCCCTGCATGGCTGGGCGAAGCCGCCGCGGCCCGGACGGTGCCGGTCCTTGGTATCACCGGCACGGGCGGCGCCGGCAAGTCCTCGCTGACCGACGAGCTGGTCCGTCGCATCCGGCGGGACCACGAGGACAAGCTGCGGGTGGCCGTCCTGGCGATCGACCCCTCCCGTCGTCGCGGCGGCGGTGCGCTGCTGGGTGACCGCATCCGCATGAACACCGTCGAGCCGGGCCTGGTGTTCTTCCGCTCGCTGGCGACCCGCACGCCGGGTGCGGAGGTGCCCGACAACCTCGACGCGGTCATCGACGCCTGCAAGGCCGGCGGCTTCGACCTGGTCATCGTCGAGACCCCCGGCATCGGGCAGGGCAACGCCGCCATCACCGACCACGTCGACGTGTCGATGTACGTGATGACGCCCGAGTTCGGTGCGGCCAGCCAGCTGGAGAAGATCGACATGCTCGACTTCGCCGACCTGGTGGCGATCAACAAGTTCGAGCGGCGCGGGGCCGAGGACGCCATGCGTGACGTCGCCCGGCAGATGGTCCGCAACCGCCAGGCGTTCGGCACGCCGTGGGAGGAGATGCCGGTCTTCGGCACCTCCGCCGCCCGCTTCGACGACGACGGCGTCACCGCGCTGTACCAGGAGCTGAAGGCGCTGCTGACCCCGAAGGGGCTGCCCGAGGGCGGCGGGGCGCTGCCACGCGTGGACGTCCGCCACTCCTCCCACCTGTCGGTCATCGTGCCGGGCGAACGCGAGCGCTACCTGGCCGACATCGCCGCCACGGTGCGGGAATACCACGCAACCACCGAAGAGCAGGCCCAGCTGGCGGGCAAGCTGCAGGCCGCCCAGCGAACCAGCCGGATGCTCGAGGCCGGCGAGGCCGCAGAGGCCGTGGACAACCTCGTCGATGACCTCGAGGGGCAGCTGGATCCCGAGGTCCACGCGCTGCTGGACTCGTGGACGCAGACCGTCGAGGACTACTCCGGCGAGGAGATCACCTTCTCCGTCCGTGGCAAGCAGATCAGCGCCCCCGCCACCCGCGAGACCCTCTCGGGCTCCAGGGTCCGCCGGGTCGCCCTGCCCCGCACGACGGAGAAGGCCGAACAGGTCCGGTTCCTGCGCCGCGAGAACCTGCCGGGCCACTTCCCCTACACCGCCGGCGTGTTCCCGCTGAAGCGCGACGGCGAGGCCCCGGCCCGCATGTTCGCCGGTGAGGGCGACCCGTTCCGCACCAACCGTCGCTTCCACCTGCTCGCCGAGGGCCAGCCGGCCACCCGCCTGTCCACGGCGTTCGACTCCGTCACCCTCTACGGCCGTGACCCCGACGAACGTCCCGACATCTACGGCAAGGTCGGCACCTCCGGTGTGTCGATCGCGACGCTGGACGACATGAAGGAGCTCTACAAGGGCTTCGACCTGTGCGACCCCACCACGTCGGTGTCGATGACGATCAACGGGCCGGCCCCGACGATCCTGGCGTTCTTCCTCAACACCGCACTGGACCAGCAGGTCGACCGGTTCGTGGAGAAGGAGGGCCGCCAGCCCACGGAGGAGGAGATGGTGGGCATCCGCGCCCACACCTTCTCCAGCGTCCGCGGGACGGTCCAGGCCGACATCCTCAAGGAGGACCAGGGCCAGAACACCTGCATCTTCTCCACCGAGTTCAGCCTGCGCTGCATGGCCGACATCCAGGAGTGGTTCATCGACCACGACGTCCGCAACTTCTACTCGGTGTCGATCAGCGGGTACCACATCGCCGAGGCGGGGGCGAACCCCATCAGCCAGCTGGCGTTCACGCTGTCCAACGGCTTCACCTACGTCGAGTCCTACCTGGCCCGCGGCATGGACATCGACGACTTCGCGCCCAACCTGTCGTTCTTCTTCTCCAACGGCATGGACGCGGAGTACACGGTGCTCGGCCGTGTTGCCCGCCGGATCTGGGCCGTGGCGATGAAGGAGCGCTACGGCGCCAACGACCGGTCGCAGAAGCTGAAGTACCACGTGCAGACCTCGGGCCGGTCGCTGCATGCCCAGGAGATGCACTTCAACGACATCCGCACGACGCTGCAGGCGCTGTGCGCGATCTACGACAACACCAACTCGCTGCACACCAACGCCTACGACGAGGCGATCACGACCCCCACGACGGAGTCGGTGCGCCGGGCGCTGGCCATCCAGATGATCATCGACCAGGAGTGGGGCCTGGCGAAGAACGAGAACCCGCTGCAGGGCTCCTACATCGTCGACGAGCTGACCGACCTGGTCGAGGAGGCCGTGCTCAAGGAGTTCGAGGCCATCTCCAACCGTGGCGGCGTGCTGGGCGCGATGGAGACCGGCTACCAGCGCGGCAAGATCCAGGACGAGTCGATGAAGTACGAGCACCGCAAGCACGACGGCTCGTTGCCCATCATCGGCGTCAACACCTTCCTGCCGCCCAAGGGCGAGGAGGAGGACCTGCCGGAGGTCGAGCTCGCCCGAGCGACGGAGGAGGAGAAGTCCTCGCAGCTGCGTCGCGTGCAGGAATGGACGACCAAGCACCGGTCGGAGGCCGACGCGGCGCTGGCCCGCCTGCAGGAGGTCGCCACGACCGACGGCAACACCTTCGATGCGCTGATGGACGCGGCACGGGTGTGCTCGCTCGGCCAGATCACCGAGGCGTTCTTCGAGGTCGGCGGCCAGTACCGGCGCAACGTCTAG
- a CDS encoding MarR family winged helix-turn-helix transcriptional regulator: MDPDFDPIAEAHRRWVEHGWTDAADGMALVTSITRVQAIFQQRIDGLLKPFDLTFARYEILQLLSFSRTGSLPMGAIGRRLQVHPTSVTSAIDRLERQGFVVREDHPTDRRAKLATLTEEGRAVVKQATAVLNEEVFSDPGVDADAVSSLVTLLGDIR, translated from the coding sequence GTGGACCCCGACTTCGACCCGATCGCAGAGGCGCACCGCCGCTGGGTCGAGCACGGCTGGACCGACGCCGCCGACGGCATGGCGCTGGTCACCTCGATCACCCGGGTCCAGGCGATCTTCCAGCAGAGGATCGACGGGCTGCTGAAGCCCTTCGACCTGACGTTCGCGCGCTACGAGATCCTGCAGCTGCTGTCGTTCAGCCGGACCGGATCGTTGCCGATGGGCGCGATCGGTCGGCGGCTGCAGGTCCACCCGACGTCGGTGACCTCCGCCATCGACCGGCTGGAACGCCAGGGCTTCGTCGTCCGTGAGGACCATCCCACCGACCGCCGGGCCAAGCTGGCCACGCTGACCGAGGAGGGACGGGCCGTCGTCAAGCAGGCGACGGCGGTCCTCAACGAGGAGGTGTTCAGCGACCCCGGCGTCGACGCCGACGCGGTGTCGTCGCTGGTCACCCTGCTCGGCGACATCCGCTGA
- a CDS encoding Uma2 family endonuclease, whose amino-acid sequence MTTLLDPITTLPPEFRPLRVEEYHRLIDTGVFDGTHVELVGGVLVEMSPQGDEHMGLIPFMTHLLVRLVGEDYVVSPQCPVIADEISEPEPDFAILSRRDTRVTGKPHDALLVIEIANSSLRFDLGEKARRYAGAGYPEYWVIDVKARSIHVHRDPHPDGTWGSLEEVSSGRVQAVAVPPVVIDVQDLLTFG is encoded by the coding sequence GTGACCACGTTGCTCGACCCCATCACCACCCTCCCGCCGGAGTTCCGCCCCCTGCGGGTGGAGGAGTACCACCGGCTGATCGACACCGGGGTCTTCGATGGCACGCATGTCGAGCTGGTCGGAGGAGTCCTCGTCGAGATGAGCCCCCAGGGTGACGAACACATGGGGTTGATCCCCTTCATGACCCATCTGCTGGTGCGGCTGGTCGGGGAGGACTACGTCGTCAGCCCCCAGTGTCCGGTCATCGCCGACGAGATCTCCGAGCCGGAGCCGGACTTCGCGATCCTGTCCAGGCGCGACACACGGGTGACCGGCAAGCCGCACGACGCGCTGCTGGTCATCGAGATCGCCAACAGCTCGCTGCGCTTCGACCTGGGCGAGAAGGCACGCCGGTACGCGGGGGCGGGCTACCCCGAGTACTGGGTCATCGACGTGAAGGCCCGGTCGATCCACGTGCACCGTGACCCCCACCCGGACGGGACGTGGGGGTCACTGGAGGAGGTGTCCTCGGGCAGGGTCCAGGCGGTCGCCGTGCCGCCGGTCGTCATCGACGTGCAGGACCTGCTGACGTTCGGCTGA
- a CDS encoding formate/nitrite transporter family protein has product MAAAPDLTVEEDVTPPRGERLHAEESGELNASFDRSVEEGAGRLNRPIGNLLATGFMAGLDVGFGVLALLFVEHETGSPVLGGLAFTIGFIAIHLGRSELFTENFLVPVTTVITRKASIRQLGRLWAGTYTTNLAGGWLIAAMVMIAYPDLHPIAMERGEAIMGRALSLESFMLAVLAGAAITLMTWMVRNAETEGGRLVSVIAFGFILGSTHMNHVVVISIKMFAALQVGGTGYGYWDWLQLSSYAVLGNMLGGLGLVTLLRLVQVGRPHIERRRRTAMTIKGSDYRRRIRPDED; this is encoded by the coding sequence ATGGCCGCCGCTCCTGACCTGACCGTTGAGGAGGACGTCACCCCTCCGCGGGGTGAGCGACTGCATGCCGAGGAGTCCGGCGAGCTCAACGCCAGCTTCGACCGCAGCGTCGAGGAGGGCGCTGGACGGCTGAACCGGCCGATCGGCAACCTGCTGGCGACCGGGTTCATGGCCGGGCTGGACGTCGGCTTCGGCGTGCTGGCTCTGCTGTTCGTGGAGCACGAGACCGGCTCGCCGGTGCTCGGCGGGCTCGCCTTCACCATCGGCTTCATCGCCATCCACCTGGGCCGCTCGGAGCTGTTCACCGAGAACTTCCTGGTCCCCGTGACCACGGTGATCACCCGCAAGGCCAGCATCCGTCAGCTCGGCCGCCTGTGGGCCGGCACCTACACCACCAACCTCGCGGGCGGCTGGTTGATCGCCGCCATGGTGATGATCGCCTACCCCGACCTTCACCCCATCGCGATGGAGCGGGGCGAGGCGATCATGGGGCGCGCGCTGTCGCTTGAGTCGTTCATGCTGGCCGTCCTGGCCGGGGCGGCGATCACGCTGATGACCTGGATGGTCCGCAACGCCGAGACCGAGGGCGGCAGGCTCGTGTCGGTGATCGCCTTCGGCTTCATCCTCGGCTCGACCCACATGAACCACGTCGTGGTCATCTCCATCAAGATGTTCGCGGCCCTGCAGGTCGGCGGGACCGGCTACGGGTACTGGGACTGGCTGCAGCTGTCGTCCTACGCGGTGCTGGGCAACATGCTCGGTGGGCTCGGACTGGTCACGCTCCTGCGGCTCGTGCAGGTCGGTCGTCCGCACATCGAACGTCGTCGCCGGACGGCGATGACGATCAAGGGGTCGGACTACCGCCGCCGGATCCGCCCCGACGAGGACTGA
- a CDS encoding DMT family transporter has translation MTALLLSLGSAVTFGAADFLGGLATRRGEAVPVAAVSQAVGLVLVAAAMLVLPGSLSTPAMIWGGVAGLAGAGGLVAYFRALGMGQMGAAAPMASLVGAAVPVTFGLGLGERPDQLAVVGIAVGIAGTVLVSRTGGSLTPETAAQRRGLLVAAFAGALFGVFFVALDQAPDDSGLWPLVAARIVGLVLLGAVIAARRPAWPRGRVAGMATTSGLLDMTANVLFLLATRQGLLVLTSVVTGLYPVGVVLLAWLVLRERLGRSQQAGVALALGATVLIAV, from the coding sequence ATGACCGCGTTGCTGCTGTCGCTGGGATCGGCCGTCACGTTCGGCGCCGCGGACTTCCTCGGCGGCCTGGCCACGCGACGGGGGGAGGCCGTGCCCGTCGCGGCGGTCAGCCAGGCGGTCGGCCTCGTGCTGGTCGCGGCGGCCATGCTGGTCCTGCCCGGCTCGCTGAGCACCCCGGCGATGATCTGGGGTGGGGTGGCCGGACTGGCCGGCGCCGGTGGGCTGGTCGCGTACTTCCGGGCGCTCGGGATGGGACAGATGGGTGCCGCCGCCCCGATGGCGTCCCTCGTCGGGGCGGCCGTGCCGGTGACCTTCGGGTTGGGGCTGGGCGAGCGGCCCGACCAGCTGGCCGTCGTGGGCATCGCCGTCGGGATCGCCGGGACCGTCCTCGTGTCGCGCACGGGCGGGTCGCTGACGCCCGAGACCGCCGCACAGCGTCGTGGCCTGCTGGTCGCCGCCTTCGCCGGCGCGCTGTTCGGGGTGTTCTTCGTGGCGCTGGACCAGGCCCCGGACGACTCGGGGCTGTGGCCGCTGGTCGCCGCCCGCATCGTCGGCCTCGTCCTGCTCGGTGCCGTCATCGCCGCCCGCCGGCCGGCGTGGCCCCGGGGACGGGTGGCCGGCATGGCCACCACGTCGGGCCTGCTCGACATGACCGCCAACGTCCTGTTCCTCCTCGCCACTCGCCAGGGGTTGCTGGTCCTCACGTCCGTGGTCACGGGCCTGTACCCGGTCGGCGTCGTGCTGCTGGCCTGGCTGGTCCTCCGCGAACGGCTCGGCCGCAGCCAGCAGGCCGGGGTCGCCCTGGCCCTCGGCGCGACGGTGCTGATCGCCGTCTGA
- a CDS encoding helix-turn-helix domain-containing protein, which yields MDIEELADVIGANVLRFRQALGWSQDTLAQSCGLSKGTIVAIEQQRSNPSVATLCALSESLGIGLHTLLERPMGPLVKHRRVEEAVDLWATPAGSRASLLIGTDPPGGVELWDWELAPGDTFDGDAHPRGTTETVRVHSGALTVTVGTRSIDVRSDEVVVFEAHEPHSYANAVDDPTRFSMWIVVGNEGDMPPPFRDVGASSS from the coding sequence GTGGACATCGAGGAGCTCGCCGATGTGATCGGTGCCAACGTGCTGCGGTTCCGCCAGGCCCTCGGCTGGTCGCAGGACACGCTGGCCCAGTCCTGCGGGCTGTCCAAGGGCACGATCGTGGCGATCGAGCAGCAGCGCTCCAACCCGTCGGTGGCGACGCTGTGCGCGTTGTCGGAGTCACTCGGCATCGGCCTGCACACCCTGCTGGAGCGGCCGATGGGTCCGCTCGTCAAGCATCGCCGGGTGGAGGAGGCCGTCGACCTGTGGGCCACCCCGGCGGGCAGCCGGGCCTCGCTGCTCATCGGCACCGACCCGCCGGGCGGTGTCGAGCTGTGGGACTGGGAGCTCGCACCCGGCGACACCTTCGACGGTGACGCGCACCCGCGTGGCACGACCGAGACCGTCCGAGTGCACAGCGGAGCGCTGACGGTGACGGTCGGGACCCGGTCCATCGACGTCCGCAGCGACGAGGTGGTCGTGTTCGAGGCCCACGAACCCCACAGCTACGCCAACGCCGTCGACGACCCGACCCGCTTCTCGATGTGGATCGTCGTGGGCAACGAAGGGGACATGCCGCCACCCTTTCGTGACGTCGGCGCGAGCTCGTCCTGA